A genomic stretch from Sulfurirhabdus autotrophica includes:
- a CDS encoding putative bifunctional diguanylate cyclase/phosphodiesterase: MSPGNTNASKRAHLSLLLAYLNESNDAVFVIDSCMHLLMSNKTLANWLADSSSHANIASRLIGIEESIVQFSLQLQAALAGTSPRFECLIRPEGGLPRWVEISLNSVNIPDHETEILGVVRDISVHKSEVTQLKHQAIHDELTGLLNRREFTRRLQFLMSESNLVHHTLLYLDLDQFKIVNDTCGHIAGDELLSQLAAIIQKQMRTTDTLARLGGDEFGVIFENCAQEVGIVKASAILDAISNFQFDWDGKHFKIGVSIGVASITPNSDGSECVLSSADAACYVAKEKGRNRIQVFASDEECSFRRREMDWISRITDAFEADRFRLYYQHILPVTSGYACYEHHEILLRMLDDGGNPIPPSEFILAAEKYHLMPLIDRWVIRTLFAHKSRCLMNGEHYGDGQSGPLCSINLSGASLNDDFFLDFLKDQIIEHDIPPHLICFEVTETVAINNLTKVAKFMSELRADGFRFALDDFGSGMSSFAYLKSLPVDFLKIDGSIIVDMANNNTDYLMVEAIYQIAKAMKIQTIAEYVENNSIMDKLKLIGVDFAQGYEIHTPECLH; encoded by the coding sequence ATGAGCCCGGGTAATACAAATGCTAGCAAGCGTGCGCATTTATCCCTGTTGCTGGCGTACCTGAATGAATCCAACGATGCTGTGTTTGTGATAGATAGCTGCATGCACTTGTTAATGTCCAATAAAACATTGGCTAACTGGCTTGCCGACTCTTCTTCCCACGCGAACATCGCATCCAGGTTAATCGGGATCGAAGAAAGCATCGTACAGTTTTCCTTACAGCTACAAGCTGCCCTGGCTGGCACTTCACCCCGATTTGAATGCTTGATTCGTCCAGAGGGTGGACTGCCGCGCTGGGTGGAAATTTCCCTGAACAGTGTCAATATCCCTGATCATGAAACTGAAATATTAGGGGTTGTTCGTGATATCAGTGTTCACAAATCAGAAGTAACGCAACTTAAGCACCAGGCTATCCATGATGAATTAACCGGACTGTTGAACCGGCGTGAGTTCACCCGCAGGCTGCAATTTCTGATGAGCGAATCGAATCTTGTCCACCACACCCTGCTTTATCTGGATCTGGACCAGTTTAAAATAGTGAATGATACTTGCGGTCATATAGCTGGCGATGAACTATTGAGTCAACTGGCTGCCATCATTCAGAAACAAATGCGAACGACAGACACGCTGGCTAGACTTGGTGGCGATGAATTCGGGGTGATATTCGAGAATTGTGCACAAGAAGTTGGGATAGTAAAAGCCTCTGCCATATTAGATGCGATCAGCAATTTTCAATTTGACTGGGATGGCAAACATTTCAAAATCGGGGTGAGTATCGGTGTCGCTTCCATCACGCCCAATAGCGATGGCAGTGAATGTGTACTCAGCTCAGCCGACGCTGCGTGCTACGTTGCGAAAGAAAAAGGGCGAAATCGCATTCAGGTTTTTGCAAGCGATGAAGAATGCTCTTTCCGCCGCAGGGAAATGGATTGGATTTCCCGTATCACCGATGCCTTTGAGGCTGACCGCTTCCGCCTCTATTATCAGCATATTTTGCCCGTCACATCAGGCTATGCCTGTTATGAACACCATGAAATATTGCTGCGCATGCTGGATGATGGAGGCAACCCCATCCCCCCGAGTGAATTTATTTTAGCCGCAGAAAAGTACCATTTGATGCCGCTCATCGACCGTTGGGTAATTCGCACATTATTTGCTCACAAATCCCGTTGTTTGATGAACGGTGAGCATTATGGGGATGGTCAAAGCGGGCCGCTTTGTTCTATCAATTTGTCTGGTGCAAGCCTGAATGACGATTTTTTCCTGGATTTTCTCAAAGATCAGATTATTGAACACGATATTCCACCCCATCTGATCTGCTTTGAAGTGACCGAAACTGTTGCCATCAACAATCTGACAAAAGTAGCAAAATTCATGAGTGAATTGCGCGCAGACGGTTTTAGATTTGCTCTGGATGACTTTGGCAGCGGTATGTCTTCCTTTGCCTATTTGAAATCTTTACCCGTAGATTTTCTCAAAATTGATGGTTCAATCATCGTAGACATGGCAAATAATAATACTGATTACCTGATGGTCGAAGCTATCTACCAGATTGCGAAAGCCATGAAAATACAAACCATCGCTGAGTATGTTGAAAATAACAGCATCATGGACAAGCTCAAACTGATAGGCGTGGACTTTGCTCAAGGTTATGAAATTCACACACCGGAATGCCTGCACTAG